CCTGAACTTCATTAGCATTATTAGTTTCATCAAGAATAGTATGTACATTTTTAACTCTTCTAAAAGAGTCTTTAAGAGAGTTGTTCCTGACAGGCAATTCCAAGAACCTACCTTGTACCTCATATCTAACATTATTTAGGTAGGTCATGTGATCTTTATTGGGCTCCAATGCCTTATTACTTTGTTCCTTTACTACACTAAGCTTTTCAAGAAATACTAGAGTTTCAATTGGTGATTCAATTAACCTGTTATTAGACAAAGATTGAGAGGCTGTGAAACTTACCTCGTTTGATGGATCTTGCATTGTTCCATCAATCTTTGCCATGAGGCACAGGTTGGCAGTTTCTTTTTCTGGTTGGTCATCATCGTCCTCCGAGTCTGTAACATCTCCCCATGCTGCAATCATTGCCTTTTTGGGTTTGGAAAAGGTGGGTTTGTTGCATCTTTCTTTGAGCCGATCCtctccttttcctttttcataTTCCCACTGAGGGCACTCCCGGATTTGATGGTCTGGATCACCGCATTTGAAGCATCCTTGGCCGGATTTGGAACCAATTGTTCTTCTTCCGGAGTTCCTTCCTTTTTGATTTCCCGGTCTGAGGTTTCTGTATAATCTTTTCATCCTTCTGACCAAagtggcagcctcttcttcatccggTTCTGAATCCTCCAGTTCCTCAGCCTTGAGAGCAAGACCTTGGTTCTTGGGATTCTCAGGAACAGCTGATCCTAGATGTAGTTCATGTGTCATTAAGGATCCTGCCAGCTgctcaatgttgaatttggtgaaatccttggtttcaaacaatgcagtgaccttggttctccatcgatcatcttgaggcatgctccttagaattttcctaacctgttcatcagagggaataattcTTCCAAGGGAAACAAGTTCATTAGTAATGTTAGTGAACCGAGTAAACATCTCCTGAATTGTTTCTTGTGGAtgcatttcaaaacgttcatatttagacatcagtaaatcaattttagaacgtttgacctcatttgttccttcatgtgttacttgaaggagatcccagatttgctttgcgctcttgcaccccataactctattgtgttcatgaggtccaaggccgcaatgcaaaATCTTAACAGCCATAGCGTTGAtttcatatttttcaaaatcttCTTTCACAAATTCATAaataggtttaggaactacctcattttcagcattggtttttgttacctcgaagttaccgacttctatgactcgccaaacttgatagttctctgccttgatAAAGATCTCCATTCTGTTCTTCCAATATGTATAGAATTTTCCattgaacattggaggtctttgagttGAATAACCTTCTTCGAGTTTCTCGTGAGTgttcatactttccaggaactttttctcaacagggtttcctgtatttttgtgagatcccgctctgataccaactgatattccagtaggaacactgacaagagggggggggggggt
This genomic stretch from Spinacia oleracea cultivar Varoflay chromosome 3, BTI_SOV_V1, whole genome shotgun sequence harbors:
- the LOC130470587 gene encoding uncharacterized protein gives rise to the protein MNTHEKLEEGYSTQRPPMFNGKFYTYWKNRMEIFIKAENYQVWRVIEVGNFEVTKTNAENEVVPKPIYEFVKEDFEKYEINAMAVKILHCGLGPHEHNRVMGCKSAKQIWDLLQVTHEGTNEVKRSKIDLLMSKYERFEMHPQETIQEMFTRFTNITNELVSLGRIIPSDEQVRKILRSMPQDDRWRTKVTALFETKDFTKFNIEQLAGSLMTHELHLGSAVPENPKNQGLALKAEELEDSEPDEEEAATLVRRMKRLYRNLRPGNQKGRNSGRRTIGSKSGQGCFKCGDPDHQIRECPQWEYEKGKGEDRLKERCNKPTFSKPKKAMIAAWGDVTDSEDDDDQPEKETANLCLMAKIDGTMQDPSNEVSFTASQSLSNNRLIESPIETLVFLEKLSVVKEQSNKALEPNKDHMTYLNNVRYEVQGRFLELPVRNNSLKDSFRRVKNVHTILDETNNANEVQETENFDIGLIRLTDNDEEDSPAELHKKDQGVPMQEEQAENQGVPMQEEQAKNQGVPMQEEQAEKQGVPMQEEQAENQGVLMQEEQVENNLEFQVQEEQVENNLGFHVQEEQANQEVPIREEQAEKTGVSVQEEQEGLKWMLRNKLDEHGTIASLYGN